A genomic segment from Dermatobacter hominis encodes:
- a CDS encoding aspartate/glutamate racemase family protein encodes MRTIGLLGGMSWVSTGHYYDLMNRDVAERLGGDHCAPMVVWQMDFDVITAHQRAGEWELAGELLAEGAAALVRAGAEVIGIGANTMHLVADAVAAALGDAELVHIVEVVRDACAALDVTTLGLLGTAYTMESPDLYPPRLAAAGIELVVPDADDRAIVQRVTFDELIHDVVTESAVAEFRRIGAGLVDAGAGAVVLACTEQGAVLRDGELDVPVLDSTVLHARALVDAAIGAISPA; translated from the coding sequence ATGAGAACGATCGGGCTGCTCGGCGGGATGAGCTGGGTGTCGACCGGCCACTACTACGACCTCATGAACCGGGACGTGGCGGAGCGGCTCGGCGGCGACCACTGCGCGCCGATGGTCGTCTGGCAGATGGACTTCGACGTGATCACCGCCCACCAGCGGGCCGGTGAGTGGGAGCTCGCCGGCGAGCTCCTGGCCGAGGGCGCCGCCGCGCTCGTGCGGGCCGGTGCCGAGGTCATCGGCATCGGCGCCAACACCATGCACCTCGTCGCCGACGCCGTGGCGGCGGCGCTCGGTGACGCCGAGCTCGTGCACATCGTCGAGGTGGTGCGCGACGCCTGCGCTGCGCTCGATGTCACGACGCTCGGGCTGCTCGGAACCGCTTACACGATGGAGTCGCCGGACCTCTACCCGCCGCGGCTCGCGGCGGCGGGCATCGAGCTCGTCGTCCCCGACGCCGACGACCGGGCGATCGTCCAGCGGGTCACGTTCGACGAGCTGATCCACGACGTCGTGACCGAGTCGGCTGTCGCGGAGTTCCGTCGGATCGGGGCGGGGCTGGTCGACGCCGGTGCCGGGGCGGTGGTGCTCGCCTGCACCGAGCAGGGCGCCGTGCTGCGCGACGGCGAGCTCGACGTGCCGGTGCTCGACAGCACCGTCCTCCACGCCCGGGCACTGGTCGACGCCGCCATCGGCGCCATTTCGCCGGCCTGA
- a CDS encoding NUDIX hydrolase, with the protein MVDAVQRVLLRVFRLLPRRVRRWLVRAGTPKYTVGAICIVQRRDGAILLVRHSYVSRWGTPGGLAKRREPIDVAAARETMEEVNLPVELIGEPSVVVEPLPRRVDVVFLARPAIDAPLDDVRPSSPEIVATGWFQPHELPELQPETATALVALSRDGRIDLSGSGLRPSSGRPTR; encoded by the coding sequence GTGGTCGATGCGGTCCAGAGGGTGCTGCTGCGCGTGTTCCGGTTGCTGCCGCGCCGCGTCCGGCGCTGGCTCGTCCGGGCCGGCACGCCGAAGTACACGGTCGGCGCCATCTGCATCGTGCAGCGCCGGGACGGCGCGATCCTCCTCGTCCGGCACTCCTACGTCTCTCGGTGGGGCACGCCGGGCGGCCTGGCCAAGCGCCGTGAGCCGATCGACGTCGCCGCCGCTCGCGAGACGATGGAGGAGGTCAACCTGCCCGTCGAGCTGATCGGCGAGCCGTCGGTCGTGGTGGAGCCGCTGCCGCGTCGGGTCGACGTCGTGTTCCTCGCCCGTCCGGCCATCGACGCGCCGCTCGACGACGTGCGGCCCAGCTCACCCGAGATCGTCGCGACCGGCTGGTTCCAGCCGCACGAGCTGCCCGAGCTCCAGCCCGAGACGGCGACGGCGCTCGTGGCGTTGTCCCGCGACGGTCGGATCGACCTGTCGGGCTCGGGCCTCAGGCCATCGTCTGGCCGCCCGACACGTTGA
- a CDS encoding molybdopterin-containing oxidoreductase family protein, whose protein sequence is MTEETRRSFCRICAPCCGVLVTVDGDRVTAVRGDPDHPVSRGYVCPKGRALGELHHDARRLDVPMLRSGSELQATSWDAALDDLAARIRRAVDEHGPDAVAVYVGTPSIKETAAAPVLHSLCRRLGTRSRYSSITVDIAARMTVTTLVLAARMVPVVDIEDARLLLVLGTNPVVSHGHYDGLSDPVERLREIGRRGEVWVVDPRRTETAHHATRHVPIRPGTDHALLAHLVRSALDRGVPASVLDRLHGTDALLEAVAPWDRTRAAAWTGIDEATIAELDAAIAATGRLAVLTGTGVDMAGSGNLSEWLAWCLLLLTDSVDRPGGMWCNPTLTYERDRAGGIRAEPIDDGGPGPASRPDLPRFFAEHPCAALVDEIEAGTIKVLVSFGGNPLVAIAQPERLRAAIAGLDAFAVIGTLADDQADLASHLLPCTGMLERPDALLGSQSAQLAVYGQYTEAVVPPVAERRAAWWILAELGRHLGVDAMPRGLDLDTATDDDLLAVVARGPDALERLRQADGPVVAGGTATGWFLDSLPAGYPDLAPPALVAALLDLRSVPAPEPGLRLIPRRLLRRFNSVASPTGRQDEQEVVLHPEVAGAAGISAGGRVSVRSANGSVVGVATVTDGIHPEAVALSHGFTDVEVGRLTSTVDADALTGQTIQTGIPISVERAPGPG, encoded by the coding sequence GTGACCGAGGAGACCCGCCGCAGCTTCTGCCGGATCTGCGCGCCGTGCTGCGGCGTGCTCGTCACCGTCGACGGCGACCGGGTGACGGCAGTCCGAGGCGATCCCGACCACCCGGTCTCGCGCGGCTACGTCTGCCCGAAGGGCCGCGCCCTCGGTGAGCTGCACCACGACGCCCGCCGACTCGACGTCCCGATGCTGCGCAGCGGCTCGGAGCTGCAGGCCACGTCCTGGGACGCTGCGCTCGACGACCTGGCCGCACGGATCCGCCGCGCCGTCGACGAACACGGGCCCGACGCCGTGGCGGTGTACGTCGGCACGCCCTCGATCAAGGAGACGGCGGCGGCGCCGGTGCTGCACTCGTTGTGCCGCCGCCTGGGCACCCGGAGCCGGTACAGCTCGATCACGGTCGACATCGCGGCACGGATGACGGTCACGACGCTCGTGCTGGCGGCGCGCATGGTCCCGGTGGTCGACATCGAGGACGCACGCCTCCTGCTGGTCCTCGGCACCAACCCCGTCGTGTCGCACGGCCACTACGACGGTCTCTCCGACCCGGTCGAGCGCCTCCGCGAGATCGGCCGCCGGGGCGAGGTCTGGGTGGTCGACCCCAGACGCACCGAGACGGCCCACCACGCCACCCGCCACGTCCCCATCCGCCCGGGCACCGACCACGCCCTGCTCGCCCACCTCGTGCGGTCCGCGCTCGACCGGGGCGTGCCCGCCTCCGTCCTCGATCGCCTGCACGGGACCGATGCGCTGCTCGAGGCGGTCGCACCGTGGGACCGGACCCGTGCGGCGGCGTGGACCGGCATCGACGAGGCCACGATCGCGGAGCTCGACGCGGCGATCGCCGCCACCGGTCGCCTCGCCGTGCTCACCGGAACCGGGGTGGACATGGCGGGGTCCGGCAACCTCTCCGAGTGGCTGGCCTGGTGCCTCCTCCTCCTTACCGACTCGGTCGACCGACCCGGCGGCATGTGGTGCAACCCGACCCTGACGTACGAGCGTGACCGAGCCGGCGGGATCCGGGCGGAGCCCATCGACGACGGCGGTCCGGGGCCGGCCAGCCGACCGGACCTGCCGAGGTTCTTCGCCGAGCACCCGTGCGCGGCCCTCGTCGACGAGATCGAGGCGGGGACGATCAAGGTGCTCGTCTCCTTCGGCGGGAACCCCCTCGTCGCCATCGCACAGCCCGAGCGCCTCCGCGCCGCGATCGCAGGTCTGGACGCGTTCGCCGTCATCGGCACGCTCGCCGACGACCAGGCCGACCTCGCGAGCCACCTCCTGCCGTGCACGGGGATGCTGGAGCGGCCCGACGCCCTGCTCGGCTCGCAGAGCGCGCAGCTCGCGGTCTACGGCCAGTACACCGAGGCGGTCGTGCCGCCGGTCGCGGAACGCCGGGCGGCGTGGTGGATCCTCGCCGAGCTCGGCCGCCACCTCGGGGTCGACGCCATGCCGCGCGGTCTCGACCTCGACACCGCGACCGACGACGACCTCCTCGCCGTGGTCGCCCGCGGTCCTGACGCGCTCGAGCGGCTGCGACAGGCGGACGGGCCGGTGGTCGCCGGCGGGACCGCCACGGGATGGTTCCTGGACTCGCTCCCCGCCGGCTACCCCGACCTGGCCCCGCCGGCGCTGGTCGCGGCGCTCCTCGACCTGCGGTCCGTGCCCGCTCCTGAACCCGGTCTCCGCCTGATCCCCCGCCGGCTGCTCCGCCGGTTCAACTCGGTGGCGAGCCCGACCGGCCGCCAGGACGAGCAGGAGGTCGTGCTGCACCCCGAAGTCGCCGGGGCGGCGGGCATCTCCGCCGGAGGACGGGTCTCCGTCCGCAGCGCCAACGGATCCGTCGTGGGCGTCGCGACCGTGACCGATGGGATCCACCCCGAGGCCGTCGCGCTGTCGCACGGCTTCACCGACGTCGAGGTGGGCCGCCTGA
- a CDS encoding SDR family NAD(P)-dependent oxidoreductase, translated as MLSGIADKVAVVTGAARPRSIGRATAQRLAAEGAKVACLDIARPYEDFPDYAVASSDDLDQIVEELRAGGTEAIAVRADVSDEDQVRAAVEQVSAELGPAELVANVAGGSGAGMGAAPLIAVTKPEFERVLQVNLVGTWLVSRACAEVMIEHGSGGRIVNTSSQAGKVGWPMIGAYSAAKAGVIGLTQVMAKEWATSGILVNAVCPGTVDTDLLNPDNLFVDLMESAQPGGFSGWVDREIPVGRLQRADEVASVIAFLMSDDASYVTGEAVNVSGGQTMA; from the coding sequence ATGCTCTCAGGGATCGCCGACAAGGTCGCCGTCGTCACGGGGGCCGCTCGGCCTCGCTCCATCGGGCGGGCCACCGCACAACGCCTCGCGGCCGAGGGCGCCAAGGTGGCGTGCCTCGACATCGCCCGGCCGTACGAGGACTTCCCCGACTACGCCGTCGCCTCGTCCGACGACCTCGACCAGATCGTCGAAGAGCTGCGGGCCGGCGGCACCGAGGCGATCGCCGTCCGGGCCGACGTCAGCGACGAGGACCAGGTCCGCGCCGCCGTCGAGCAGGTCTCCGCGGAGCTCGGGCCCGCCGAGCTCGTCGCCAACGTCGCCGGCGGCTCGGGCGCCGGCATGGGCGCCGCCCCGCTGATCGCCGTGACCAAGCCCGAGTTCGAGCGCGTCCTGCAGGTGAACCTCGTCGGCACGTGGCTCGTGTCCCGGGCGTGCGCCGAGGTGATGATCGAGCACGGGTCCGGCGGACGGATCGTCAACACCTCGTCGCAGGCGGGCAAGGTCGGCTGGCCGATGATCGGCGCCTACTCGGCGGCGAAGGCCGGCGTCATCGGACTGACCCAAGTGATGGCGAAGGAGTGGGCGACCTCCGGCATCCTCGTCAACGCCGTGTGCCCCGGGACCGTCGACACCGACCTTCTGAACCCCGACAACCTGTTCGTCGACCTCATGGAGTCCGCGCAGCCCGGCGGCTTCAGCGGGTGGGTCGACCGCGAGATCCCGGTCGGTCGCCTCCAGCGGGCCGACGAGGTGGCGTCGGTGATCGCCTTCCTGATGTCGGACGACGCGTCCTACGTCACCGGCGAGGCCGTCAACGTGTCGGGCGGCCAGACGATGGCCTGA
- a CDS encoding SRPBCC family protein, with protein MTTTTHDTEITVLTEIPAVRIVREFDAPPEKVFRAHTDPDLIVQWLGPRDLEMDIDHFDCTTGGSYRYIHRRGDEEYGFFGSFHVVRPATEIVQTFTFEGVPDQVALERLTLEDLGDGRTRLTAVSLVDSFEARDAFVASGMETGVVQGYERLDELLAKG; from the coding sequence ATGACCACCACCACCCACGACACCGAGATCACCGTCCTGACCGAGATCCCGGCCGTCCGCATCGTCCGCGAGTTCGATGCGCCGCCCGAGAAGGTCTTCCGGGCGCACACCGATCCCGACCTCATCGTGCAGTGGCTCGGGCCGCGCGACCTGGAGATGGACATCGACCACTTCGACTGCACGACCGGCGGCTCGTACCGCTACATCCACCGCCGGGGCGACGAGGAGTACGGGTTCTTCGGCTCGTTCCACGTCGTGCGCCCGGCCACCGAGATCGTCCAGACCTTCACCTTCGAGGGCGTGCCCGACCAGGTGGCGCTGGAGCGCCTGACCCTCGAGGACCTCGGCGACGGCCGCACCCGGCTCACCGCGGTCTCGCTGGTCGACAGCTTCGAGGCCCGCGACGCGTTCGTCGCCTCCGGCATGGAGACCGGCGTCGTGCAGGGCTACGAGCGCCTCGACGAGCTGCTCGCCAAGGGCTGA
- a CDS encoding lysylphosphatidylglycerol synthase transmembrane domain-containing protein, translating to MPLDVVGDLDDQVDAQLTRWRVHTFGPADEHPFRRRTSDWIRVIVATAVVAVLAARADQISDAQRSLFEFFNQLPDSLDDLFRLAYGLGTLWGLGLVLVAALIGRRWRLARDLALAGILAALLSRLIGAFVSGDSTTEALQATVRLGSSSPSFPATRLAVIVGVVAAAAPYVARPTRRTGQLFATIMALSAMYLGVALPNAVVAGAVLGWGCGAIVHLAFGSPGGRPTLPQMRETLRELGVGAEGLGLAQHQPDDATLMYAVDGRGMLHIRVLGRDEADAQVLGRAWRSIVYKSPPGRLHLTRIEAVEHQAYTMLLAGSEGVRVPEVVTTGTAGPGAAVLVDRPFAGTPFSELSPDDLTEALLERAWRSLTRLHEAGIAHLDLTLDHVILADDGEVGFTSFSEAVTGDRHDYRLHDVATFLVASGEVVGPDRAVAAAAFGLGHDRLQEVLPVLQTSVLPSSMRPHGRAERKAQSDGIAALRSSAAAAVDVEPPHLTELHRISGATLAMVIGTFLGVAALLSQVGDPQELWDTMSQADWSWISLAITVSLLTNFSTAIALMGSVPIRIPLLRTTELQLSLSFANLAVPTVGGLASQVRYLQKQGVDLAGAVAAGGVVSGVANVVVTSSVCLLAILLSPSKVSTESVSASQLLTLLLIAAAVIGVVCAIVFGIPGIRKRVLAPVQNAWAIVSSALRSPRQISQLVLGWACNALMYAFVLYCCVAAFGPPVNFWTIVLINTGVSTLAFAVPVPGGATAVSSVGVAGLLTAVGASQEVAVAASLAYQVTATFIPAVPGWFCFRNLMTLDYL from the coding sequence GTGCCTCTCGACGTGGTCGGCGACCTGGACGACCAGGTGGACGCGCAACTGACCCGCTGGCGGGTCCACACGTTCGGCCCGGCCGACGAGCACCCGTTCCGGCGGCGCACGAGCGACTGGATCCGGGTCATCGTCGCGACGGCGGTCGTGGCGGTCCTCGCCGCCCGGGCCGACCAGATCAGCGACGCACAGCGGTCGCTGTTCGAGTTCTTCAACCAGCTGCCCGACTCGCTCGACGACCTGTTCCGCCTGGCGTACGGGCTCGGGACGCTGTGGGGCCTCGGGCTCGTGCTCGTCGCGGCGCTGATCGGTCGCCGGTGGCGGCTCGCCCGAGACCTGGCGCTCGCCGGCATCCTCGCCGCGCTCCTGTCACGGCTCATCGGCGCGTTCGTGTCCGGTGACTCGACGACGGAGGCGCTGCAGGCCACGGTGCGGCTCGGGTCGTCGAGCCCGTCCTTCCCCGCCACCCGGCTGGCGGTGATCGTCGGCGTCGTCGCCGCCGCAGCGCCGTACGTCGCCCGACCCACCCGCCGGACCGGCCAGCTCTTCGCCACGATCATGGCGCTGTCGGCCATGTACCTGGGCGTGGCCCTTCCGAACGCCGTCGTCGCCGGCGCGGTCCTCGGGTGGGGGTGCGGCGCCATCGTTCACCTGGCGTTCGGCTCGCCGGGCGGCCGCCCGACCCTGCCGCAGATGCGCGAGACGCTCCGCGAGCTCGGCGTCGGCGCCGAGGGGCTCGGACTGGCCCAGCACCAACCCGACGACGCCACGTTGATGTACGCCGTCGACGGGCGGGGGATGCTGCACATCCGGGTGCTCGGTCGCGACGAGGCCGACGCCCAGGTGCTCGGCCGGGCCTGGCGTTCGATCGTCTACAAGTCGCCGCCGGGACGTCTCCACCTGACCAGGATCGAGGCGGTCGAGCACCAGGCGTACACGATGCTGCTCGCCGGCAGCGAGGGCGTGCGGGTCCCCGAGGTGGTCACGACCGGCACGGCGGGACCGGGTGCGGCGGTGCTGGTCGACCGACCGTTCGCCGGGACGCCGTTCTCCGAGCTGTCGCCCGACGACCTGACCGAGGCGTTGCTCGAGCGAGCATGGCGCTCCCTCACCCGGCTGCACGAGGCCGGGATCGCGCACCTCGACCTCACGCTCGACCACGTGATCCTGGCCGACGACGGCGAGGTCGGCTTCACGTCCTTCAGCGAGGCCGTCACCGGCGACCGCCACGACTACCGGCTCCACGACGTCGCCACCTTCCTCGTCGCGAGCGGCGAGGTCGTCGGCCCGGACCGGGCCGTCGCCGCGGCTGCCTTCGGCCTCGGCCACGACCGGCTGCAGGAGGTGCTGCCCGTCCTGCAGACGTCGGTGCTGCCGTCGTCGATGCGGCCCCACGGGCGGGCCGAGCGCAAGGCGCAGTCCGACGGGATCGCCGCGCTGCGGTCGTCCGCCGCGGCGGCGGTCGACGTCGAACCGCCGCACCTCACCGAGCTGCACCGGATCTCCGGCGCGACGCTGGCCATGGTCATCGGCACGTTCCTCGGCGTCGCCGCGCTGCTCAGCCAGGTGGGCGATCCGCAGGAGCTGTGGGACACGATGTCCCAGGCCGACTGGTCCTGGATCAGCCTCGCCATCACGGTCTCGCTGCTCACGAACTTCTCGACCGCGATCGCTCTCATGGGAAGCGTCCCGATCCGCATCCCGCTCCTGCGCACGACGGAGCTGCAGCTGTCGCTGTCGTTCGCCAACCTGGCGGTGCCGACCGTCGGCGGCCTGGCGTCGCAGGTGCGCTACCTGCAGAAGCAGGGCGTCGACCTCGCCGGAGCGGTGGCGGCCGGCGGCGTCGTGTCGGGCGTGGCGAACGTCGTCGTGACCAGCTCGGTCTGCTTGCTCGCCATCCTGCTGTCGCCGTCCAAGGTGTCGACCGAGTCGGTGTCCGCGAGCCAGCTCCTCACGCTGCTCCTGATCGCGGCGGCGGTGATCGGCGTCGTGTGCGCGATCGTCTTCGGCATCCCGGGCATCCGCAAGCGGGTGCTGGCGCCGGTGCAGAACGCGTGGGCGATCGTGTCCTCGGCGCTCCGCTCGCCCCGACAGATCAGCCAGCTGGTGCTGGGCTGGGCGTGCAACGCCCTCATGTACGCGTTCGTCCTCTACTGCTGCGTCGCCGCCTTCGGCCCACCGGTCAACTTCTGGACGATCGTGCTGATCAACACCGGCGTGTCCACGTTGGCCTTCGCCGTCCCGGTGCCGGGCGGTGCGACGGCGGTCAGCTCGGTGGGTGTGGCCGGTCTGCTGACCGCGGTGGGCGCCAGCCAGGAGGTCGCGGTGGCGGCGTCGCTCGCGTACCAGGTGACCGCCACGTTCATCCCTGCGGTGCCGGGTTGGTTCTGCTTCCGGAACCTGATGACGCTCGACTACCTCTGA
- a CDS encoding inositol monophosphatase family protein, translating into MISGAQTERSTVWLQDLLERTADAVAAALVADRTDVETSDASWRDRGERPGQYRIDLVADAAALDVLRADGVGVLSEESGLEDRGNGLIVAVDPVDGSTNASRGLPWYATSLCAVDEEGPLVALVVNLATGTRYRAVRGGGATRDGRAARVSGVDRSEKALVVLNGYPGRHLGWRQYRALGATALDLCSVADGSVDGTVDCAHDALGPWDFLGGSLLITEAGGRVGDLHGRPLDEIGHGVRRTPVSAATPALFDELLEGRRSLDG; encoded by the coding sequence GTGATCTCAGGGGCCCAGACGGAGCGTTCCACGGTGTGGTTGCAGGACCTGCTCGAGCGGACCGCCGATGCCGTGGCCGCCGCGCTGGTGGCAGATCGCACCGATGTCGAGACGTCGGACGCGTCGTGGCGCGACCGGGGCGAACGGCCCGGCCAGTACCGGATCGACCTCGTGGCCGACGCCGCCGCGCTCGACGTGCTGCGGGCCGACGGCGTCGGCGTCCTGAGCGAGGAGTCGGGGCTCGAGGACCGGGGCAACGGCCTGATCGTGGCGGTGGACCCGGTGGACGGCTCGACCAACGCCAGCCGGGGCCTGCCCTGGTACGCGACCAGCCTGTGCGCCGTCGACGAGGAGGGGCCGCTCGTCGCCCTGGTCGTGAACCTGGCCACCGGCACCCGCTACCGGGCGGTGCGCGGCGGTGGTGCCACCCGGGACGGCCGGGCGGCGCGGGTCTCGGGGGTCGACCGGAGCGAGAAGGCACTCGTCGTGCTCAACGGCTACCCGGGCCGGCACCTCGGGTGGCGCCAGTACCGGGCGCTCGGGGCGACGGCGCTCGACCTCTGCTCGGTGGCCGACGGCTCGGTCGACGGCACCGTCGACTGCGCGCACGACGCCCTCGGGCCGTGGGACTTCCTCGGTGGCTCGCTGCTCATCACCGAGGCCGGGGGTCGGGTCGGTGACCTGCACGGCCGGCCCCTCGACGAGATCGGCCACGGCGTGCGCCGCACGCCGGTGTCGGCCGCGACGCCCGCCCTGTTCGACGAGCTGCTCGAAGGCCGCCGCTCCCTCGACGGCTGA
- a CDS encoding PPOX class F420-dependent oxidoreductase has protein sequence MTTLPEPARALIEQGHLAHLVTLNPDGSPQVAIVWVGVDGDDLVTGHLSPTQQKLKNIRRDPRVVVSLEAGTRDDHGLDEYLVVHGTARLVEGGAPELLQRLAEVYLGPGVKFPPMDEPPPGIVCRISVDRIGGVGPWVG, from the coding sequence ATGACGACGCTGCCGGAACCGGCCCGGGCCCTCATCGAGCAGGGCCACCTCGCCCACCTGGTCACCCTGAACCCGGACGGCTCACCCCAGGTGGCCATCGTCTGGGTGGGCGTCGACGGCGACGACCTGGTCACCGGACATCTCAGCCCGACCCAGCAGAAGCTGAAGAACATCCGGCGGGACCCGCGGGTCGTGGTCTCGCTCGAGGCGGGCACGCGCGACGACCACGGGCTCGACGAGTACCTCGTGGTCCACGGCACCGCTCGCCTCGTCGAGGGCGGGGCGCCGGAGCTGCTGCAGCGGCTCGCCGAGGTCTACCTCGGCCCCGGTGTGAAGTTCCCTCCGATGGACGAGCCGCCGCCGGGCATCGTCTGCCGCATCTCGGTGGATCGCATCGGCGGGGTCGGTCCCTGGGTCGGCTGA
- a CDS encoding sulfotransferase domain-containing protein has product MRRYRATVYDSDRWEGFVLRPGDIIISTPPKCGTTWMQMICALLILQEPDLSLPLDTLSPWIDMVSRSRTEVFADLEAQTHRRFIKTHTPLDGIPIDPTVTYICVGRDPRDVALSMDRHIDNMDFDAFVIAREQAAAIDGIELGPLPPRQLRPDDERARFWRWVDDETPSTEIGSSLRRTAEHLQTFWDAGGDLDVVFVHYDELQADLEGQMRRLAARLGLDVDEHRWPHLVQSATFESMRSRADTIVPAGGPDHWIDPTAFFSRGTSGQWRHLLDDADLARYDTRVRLLASDDLVQWMHREPTG; this is encoded by the coding sequence GTGCGCCGCTACCGGGCAACGGTCTACGACAGCGACCGCTGGGAGGGCTTCGTGCTCCGCCCCGGCGACATCATCATCAGCACGCCGCCGAAGTGCGGGACCACGTGGATGCAGATGATCTGCGCGTTGCTGATCCTGCAGGAACCCGACCTCTCGTTGCCGCTGGACACGCTCTCACCGTGGATCGACATGGTGTCGCGCTCCCGCACGGAGGTGTTCGCAGACCTCGAGGCCCAGACGCATCGCCGATTCATCAAGACCCACACACCGCTCGACGGCATACCCATCGATCCGACGGTCACGTACATCTGCGTCGGGCGTGACCCCCGCGATGTCGCCCTGTCGATGGACCGCCACATCGACAACATGGACTTCGATGCGTTCGTCATCGCCCGTGAGCAGGCGGCGGCGATCGACGGCATCGAGCTCGGACCGTTGCCGCCACGGCAGCTGCGCCCTGATGACGAGCGGGCCCGCTTCTGGCGGTGGGTCGACGACGAGACGCCGTCGACCGAGATCGGATCGTCGCTGCGCCGCACCGCTGAGCACCTGCAGACGTTCTGGGACGCCGGCGGTGATCTCGACGTCGTGTTCGTGCACTACGACGAGCTGCAGGCCGATCTCGAGGGGCAGATGCGCCGGCTGGCCGCACGCCTCGGCCTCGACGTCGACGAGCACCGGTGGCCCCACCTGGTCCAGTCGGCGACGTTCGAGTCGATGCGCAGCAGGGCTGACACGATCGTCCCCGCCGGTGGTCCGGACCACTGGATCGACCCGACCGCGTTCTTCAGTCGCGGCACGAGCGGCCAGTGGCGCCACCTCCTCGACGACGCCGACCTGGCCCGGTACGACACACGCGTGCGGCTGCTGGCAAGCGACGACCTCGTCCAGTGGATGCACCGCGAGCCGACCGGCTGA
- a CDS encoding ArsR/SmtB family transcription factor, with protein MPADPLSRVFSALADPTRRDLVARLSDGDATVHELAAPYDISVQAVSKHLRVLEDAGLVSRPGDATRRPVHLEAEVFDLMTKWIERYRRQAEERYRRLDDVLADMPDDVDPMPPTGRRTRTNQGGTP; from the coding sequence GTGCCAGCTGATCCCCTCTCCCGGGTGTTCTCCGCACTGGCGGACCCGACGCGGAGGGACCTCGTGGCCCGCCTGTCCGACGGCGATGCGACGGTCCACGAGCTCGCCGCCCCGTACGACATCAGCGTGCAGGCGGTGTCCAAGCACCTCCGGGTGCTCGAGGACGCAGGGCTCGTCAGCCGCCCGGGCGACGCGACCCGTCGGCCCGTCCACCTCGAAGCGGAGGTGTTCGATCTCATGACCAAGTGGATCGAGCGATACCGACGACAGGCCGAGGAGCGGTACCGGCGACTCGACGACGTGCTGGCCGACATGCCCGACGACGTCGACCCGATGCCGCCCACCGGCCGGCGCACACGAACGAACCAAGGAGGAACACCATGA
- a CDS encoding acyl-CoA dehydrogenase family protein codes for MNDLLDATRRLTPLIEAAADRSEELGTMPDDVVDALAEAGLFWVLVPKELGGLEVDVRTAISVFDELAYADGSTGWSLMANATSSAFASVYLPDETALPMFLDGADRPSPEHPRRLPIHGGMFGPVGEAVPRDSALEFSGRYSFGSGTGHADWIAAGGMLMVDGEPGLDELGLPDMRVAFIPRDQVEFTGNWNVLGLAGTGSYDYTVDGVLVPEDRTFRLLTCVPLRGGDVFRIGLFALTALGHAGFATGVGRRAIDEIVKVAQDKARLGADPIASQQLFQHDLALHDGAMRAARSFVFEAFEELEAAVADGGDPTNLQVQRTRQATTYATRVAADACRFAYTWAGSSGLRQPSVVGRCFRDISAGTQHLFVDNNTLTGYAQALLQG; via the coding sequence GTGAACGACCTGCTCGACGCCACGCGCCGACTGACGCCGCTGATCGAGGCGGCAGCCGACCGCTCCGAGGAGCTCGGCACGATGCCCGACGACGTGGTCGACGCCCTGGCCGAGGCCGGCCTGTTCTGGGTGCTGGTGCCGAAGGAGCTGGGCGGCCTCGAGGTCGACGTCCGCACCGCCATCTCGGTGTTCGACGAACTGGCCTACGCCGATGGGTCGACCGGCTGGTCGTTGATGGCGAACGCCACGTCGTCGGCCTTCGCCTCGGTGTACCTCCCCGACGAGACCGCCCTCCCGATGTTCCTCGACGGCGCCGACCGCCCGTCGCCCGAACACCCCCGGCGTCTGCCGATCCACGGTGGGATGTTCGGCCCCGTCGGCGAGGCCGTGCCCCGCGACAGCGCGCTGGAGTTCAGCGGCCGCTACTCGTTCGGCAGCGGGACAGGGCACGCCGACTGGATCGCAGCGGGCGGCATGCTCATGGTCGACGGCGAGCCGGGCCTCGACGAGCTGGGCCTGCCCGACATGCGCGTCGCCTTCATCCCGAGGGACCAGGTCGAGTTCACCGGCAACTGGAACGTGCTCGGCCTCGCCGGCACCGGCAGCTACGACTACACGGTCGACGGCGTGCTCGTCCCGGAGGACCGGACCTTCCGTCTGCTCACGTGCGTGCCGCTCCGCGGCGGTGACGTGTTCCGCATCGGCCTGTTCGCCCTGACCGCGCTCGGCCACGCCGGGTTCGCCACGGGTGTCGGTCGCCGGGCCATCGACGAGATCGTGAAGGTCGCGCAGGACAAGGCCCGGCTGGGCGCGGATCCGATCGCGTCGCAGCAGCTGTTCCAGCACGACCTGGCGCTGCACGATGGCGCAATGCGGGCCGCCCGCTCGTTCGTGTTCGAGGCGTTCGAGGAGCTCGAGGCGGCCGTGGCCGACGGCGGCGACCCCACCAACCTCCAGGTGCAGCGCACCCGCCAGGCCACGACGTACGCCACCCGCGTGGCCGCCGACGCGTGCCGCTTCGCCTACACCTGGGCCGGCTCCTCGGGTCTCCGCCAGCCCAGCGTCGTCGGCCGCTGCTTCCGAGACATCTCGGCCGGCACGCAGCACCTCTTCGTCGACAACAACACCCTCACCGGGTACGCGCAGGCGCTGCTGCAGGGTTGA